A genomic region of Noviherbaspirillum sp. L7-7A contains the following coding sequences:
- a CDS encoding lysophospholipid acyltransferase family protein, which yields MNTTAKQDRSPPLAPRRAAGRLGDWLYGAYAWTVFALVLLSVGPAVAALRRPARARPVARAGCRLLFRLLGMPLSMRGLERLPPASQHHLLLVNHSSFLDGLALMAMLPAEPGYAFVVRQQFRIQGLLCPLLRALDTVVLAPAGAGSHAGNAARIIHALRRRGNLIVFPEAGFVPEPGLRRFHSGAFAAAAATDRPLVVAGLRGAREALRPLGWLPRRMPLALEIGPTLRPRNDDIGPAMRSARQAMLALAGEPDMAGMPQR from the coding sequence ATGAACACTACGGCCAAGCAAGACCGATCACCACCGCTGGCGCCGCGGCGCGCCGCCGGCCGTCTCGGTGACTGGCTGTACGGCGCCTATGCATGGACCGTGTTTGCGCTGGTGCTGCTGAGCGTTGGCCCGGCGGTGGCGGCGCTGCGCAGGCCGGCGCGGGCGCGGCCGGTGGCGCGCGCCGGCTGCCGGCTGCTGTTCCGGCTTTTGGGCATGCCGCTGTCGATGCGCGGGCTGGAACGCCTGCCGCCGGCTTCGCAGCATCATCTGCTGCTGGTAAACCACAGCAGTTTTCTGGATGGCCTGGCGCTGATGGCGATGCTGCCGGCAGAGCCCGGCTATGCATTTGTCGTGCGACAGCAGTTCCGCATCCAGGGCCTGCTGTGCCCGCTGCTGCGCGCGCTGGACACGGTGGTGCTGGCGCCCGCCGGCGCCGGCAGCCATGCCGGCAATGCGGCGCGCATCATCCATGCGCTGCGGCGACGCGGCAACCTGATCGTCTTTCCGGAAGCGGGCTTCGTGCCGGAGCCCGGACTGCGCCGCTTCCACAGCGGCGCGTTTGCGGCAGCGGCGGCAACCGATCGCCCGCTGGTGGTGGCCGGCCTGCGTGGCGCCCGCGAGGCGCTGCGGCCGCTCGGCTGGCTGCCGCGCCGCATGCCGCTAGCGCTGGAGATCGGGCCGACACTGCGGCCCAGGAATGATGATATCGGCCCGGCGATGCGCTCGGCGCGGCAGGCAATGCTTGCCCTGGCCGGGGAGCCGGACATGGCAGGCATGCCGCAACGCTGA
- a CDS encoding DUF2076 domain-containing protein — protein sequence MTPQEQEKLQQFLSQLKQAGGVQRDPDADAMINAAVSRQPDAAYLLVQRTLLQDQALETAQARIAELERQAQAARPASSGSFLGGADTWGNSARSAPAPASDTPERTSTLNPSSYPQAGQGAYPQGQVPYPGQRQGGWSRFGGGGMGGGGGSFLGTMAATAAGVAGGAFLFQGLGNLLNSHHGNDAGQQHGLTSDTGAGLTPAADNSLAQDAGLNDISTAPAQETQDYGVADNNVAFDDGGMSDDFGGGDDSMI from the coding sequence ATGACCCCGCAGGAACAGGAAAAGCTGCAGCAGTTCTTAAGCCAGTTGAAGCAGGCCGGCGGCGTGCAGCGCGACCCCGACGCCGACGCAATGATCAACGCCGCTGTATCGCGCCAGCCCGACGCTGCCTACCTGCTGGTGCAGCGCACGCTGCTGCAGGACCAGGCGCTGGAAACCGCACAGGCCCGCATCGCCGAACTTGAGCGCCAAGCGCAGGCGGCGCGGCCGGCTTCGTCCGGCAGCTTCCTTGGCGGCGCCGACACCTGGGGCAACAGCGCCCGCAGCGCCCCGGCGCCTGCCAGCGACACTCCGGAGCGCACATCGACGCTCAACCCCAGTTCTTATCCGCAAGCCGGGCAGGGTGCCTATCCACAAGGCCAGGTGCCATACCCTGGCCAGCGCCAGGGCGGCTGGTCCCGGTTTGGCGGCGGCGGCATGGGAGGCGGAGGCGGCAGCTTCCTGGGCACCATGGCCGCCACCGCGGCAGGCGTGGCAGGCGGCGCTTTCCTGTTTCAAGGCTTGGGCAACCTGCTCAACAGCCATCATGGCAACGACGCCGGCCAGCAGCATGGGCTGACCTCGGACACCGGCGCTGGCCTGACCCCGGCCGCTGACAACAGCCTGGCGCAGGATGCCGGCCTGAACGACATCAGCACGGCGCCTGCTCAGGAAACACAGGACTACGGCGTGGCCGACAATAACGTCGCCTTCGATGACGGCGGCATGTCCGACGACTTCGGCGGCGGTGATGATTCGATGATCTAG
- a CDS encoding DUF4124 domain-containing protein, whose protein sequence is MAATTLRRLACLLAFAALPALAQHVWLDEKGVRQYSDQPPPAGTPASRILQSAGPRPASPAPTAAPSGPTLAERNADFEKRRIERAEREQKESEQAAMEKEKKSNCEQARAYGRALANGGRIARTDANGERSYLTDAQRAEETARVQRTLEQCRSAG, encoded by the coding sequence ATGGCCGCCACGACACTGCGCAGGCTCGCCTGCCTGCTTGCATTCGCCGCCCTGCCCGCACTGGCCCAGCATGTCTGGCTCGACGAGAAAGGCGTCAGGCAGTATTCCGACCAGCCGCCGCCGGCCGGTACGCCGGCCAGCCGCATACTGCAAAGTGCCGGGCCGCGCCCGGCCTCGCCTGCCCCCACGGCAGCTCCGAGCGGCCCGACGCTGGCGGAGCGCAACGCCGACTTCGAAAAGCGCCGCATCGAGCGGGCCGAGCGCGAACAGAAGGAAAGCGAGCAGGCAGCAATGGAAAAGGAAAAGAAGAGCAACTGCGAACAGGCCCGCGCCTACGGCCGCGCGCTCGCCAACGGCGGACGGATCGCGCGCACCGACGCCAATGGCGAGCGCAGCTACCTGACGGACGCCCAGCGGGCCGAGGAAACGGCCAGGGTCCAGCGCACGCTGGAACAGTGCCGCAGCGCTGGCTGA
- a CDS encoding haloacid dehalogenase type II, with amino-acid sequence MNTRIKAIAFDVFGTVVDWHGGISAEAAAVAERHGISGDWDRFAADWRAGYPHAMNRVRNGELPWTRIDGLHRLILDEVAPRHGLNGIPKAELDELNLAWHRLPAWPDSVQGLTLLKSTFTITTLSNGNFSLLTEMAKRAGLPWDCVISAELFHHYKPDRETYLGCADLLGIAPGELMLAACHPEDLRAAREHGLRTAYITRAHEHGKEARLPRVAEGEFDLRANDIVDLARQMGCDGV; translated from the coding sequence ATGAACACCCGCATCAAGGCCATCGCCTTCGACGTTTTCGGCACCGTCGTCGACTGGCATGGCGGCATCAGTGCCGAAGCCGCCGCGGTCGCCGAACGGCATGGCATAAGCGGCGACTGGGACCGCTTTGCCGCCGACTGGCGCGCCGGCTATCCGCATGCGATGAACCGGGTCCGCAACGGCGAATTACCCTGGACCCGCATCGACGGCCTGCACCGTTTGATCCTCGATGAAGTCGCGCCGCGCCACGGCCTCAACGGCATTCCCAAGGCCGAGCTCGATGAACTGAACCTGGCCTGGCACCGCCTGCCGGCCTGGCCGGATTCGGTGCAGGGCCTAACCCTACTCAAGAGCACCTTCACCATCACCACGCTCTCCAACGGCAACTTCTCGCTGTTGACGGAAATGGCCAAGCGCGCCGGCCTGCCCTGGGACTGCGTGATCTCGGCCGAGCTGTTCCACCACTACAAGCCTGACCGGGAAACCTACCTGGGCTGCGCCGACCTGCTGGGCATTGCACCGGGCGAACTGATGCTGGCCGCCTGCCATCCTGAAGATTTGCGTGCGGCCAGGGAGCACGGGTTGCGCACTGCTTATATCACCCGTGCGCATGAGCATGGCAAAGAGGCCAGGCTGCCCAGGGTGGCGGAAGGCGAGTTTGACCTCCGTGCCAACGATATCGTCGACCTCGCACGACAGATGGGTTGTGACGGCGTTTGA
- the mdeB gene encoding alpha-ketoglutarate dehydrogenase: MDMPPASQLITDTDADPTETTEWVEALAAVLQSGGRERARFILSKLSTAAWEWGVQWRAARNTPYVNTIRVADEPAFPGGADALALERRIAGMMRWNALAMVVRANRAHAELGGHIASYASAADLFEVGFNHFFRARNGDFGGDLVFFQPHSAPGVYARAFLEGALDEADLGHYRRELEARRHGARGLSSYPHPWLMPDFWQFPTGSMGIGPINAIYQARFLRYMEHRSLLPAQDRRVWGVFGDGEMDEPESLAALSLAAREGLDNLTFVINCNLQRLDGPVRGNGHIVDELETLFDGAGWNVIKLLWGSDWDPLFERDASGALVEALNRTVDGQLQTFAANDGAYNRARFFGQSPAMQALAASLTDAEIDRLHRGGHDMKKIHAAYAAALSHRGRPTVILAQTKKGFGMGSAGQGRMTTHQHKKLEDEEVLAFRDRFDLPISDADCATLAFYKPAADSPEMRHLQARRAALGGYLPRRHDPRASLPVPDITSYARFALESDGKEMSSTMALVRMLGALMKDGGIGRRVVPIVADEARTFGMASLFRQFGIYSSQGQLYEPEDIGSILSYREAKDGQILEEGITEAGAISSWTAAATSYSTHGLPMLPFYIYYSMFGFQRVGDLIWAAADQRARGFLVGATSGRTTLAGEGLQHQDGSSHLVASTIPNCVAYDPAHAYEVAVIVQDGMRRMLEEGEDVFYYLTVTNENNPQPPMPEGAREGILRGMHRIITVDAPQARLLAAGPIVKEALAAADLLRERFGIAAEVWSVTSFSELAREAIAVERDNRWRDEQEVPYVTQRLQGEIPVIAASDYVRAVADSIRAWVPVPYVTLGTDGFGRSDTRAALRDHFEVSAAWIAFATIERLKGTADERRAAAAALGIAFN, translated from the coding sequence ATGGACATGCCGCCCGCCAGCCAGCTCATCACCGACACCGATGCCGACCCGACGGAAACGACCGAATGGGTGGAGGCGCTGGCCGCGGTGCTGCAGAGCGGCGGCCGGGAGCGCGCCCGCTTCATTCTTTCGAAGCTGTCGACGGCTGCCTGGGAATGGGGCGTGCAATGGCGCGCCGCCCGCAACACGCCCTATGTGAACACGATACGCGTGGCCGACGAGCCCGCCTTTCCGGGCGGCGCCGACGCGCTGGCCCTGGAGAGGAGGATCGCCGGCATGATGCGCTGGAATGCGCTGGCCATGGTGGTGCGCGCCAACCGCGCCCATGCCGAACTGGGCGGCCACATCGCCAGCTATGCCTCGGCGGCGGACTTGTTCGAGGTCGGCTTCAACCATTTCTTCCGTGCCCGCAATGGCGACTTCGGCGGCGACCTGGTGTTCTTCCAGCCGCATTCGGCGCCCGGCGTCTATGCCCGCGCCTTCCTGGAGGGCGCGCTGGACGAAGCCGATCTCGGCCACTACCGCCGCGAGCTCGAGGCCCGCCGTCATGGCGCGCGCGGCCTGTCGTCCTATCCGCATCCCTGGCTGATGCCGGACTTCTGGCAATTCCCCACCGGCTCGATGGGCATCGGCCCGATCAATGCAATCTACCAGGCGCGCTTTCTGCGCTACATGGAGCATCGCAGCCTGCTGCCGGCGCAGGACCGGCGGGTCTGGGGCGTGTTCGGCGACGGCGAGATGGACGAGCCGGAATCGCTGGCCGCGCTCAGCCTGGCTGCCCGCGAAGGCCTGGACAACCTCACCTTCGTCATCAACTGCAATTTGCAGCGGCTGGACGGCCCGGTGCGCGGCAATGGCCATATCGTCGACGAACTGGAAACCCTGTTCGACGGCGCCGGCTGGAATGTGATCAAGCTGCTGTGGGGATCGGACTGGGACCCGCTGTTCGAGCGCGATGCCTCCGGCGCGCTGGTCGAGGCGCTGAACCGCACCGTCGATGGCCAGCTGCAGACCTTCGCCGCCAACGATGGCGCCTACAACCGTGCCCGCTTCTTCGGCCAGAGCCCGGCGATGCAGGCGCTGGCCGCCAGCCTGACCGATGCCGAGATCGACCGCCTGCATCGCGGCGGCCACGACATGAAGAAGATCCATGCAGCCTATGCCGCGGCCTTGTCGCACCGCGGCCGTCCGACCGTGATCCTGGCGCAGACGAAGAAGGGCTTCGGCATGGGCAGCGCCGGGCAGGGCAGGATGACCACCCACCAGCACAAGAAGCTGGAGGACGAGGAAGTGCTGGCCTTCCGCGACCGCTTCGACCTGCCCATCAGCGACGCCGACTGCGCCACGCTGGCTTTCTACAAGCCCGCCGCCGACAGCCCGGAGATGCGCCACCTGCAGGCGCGCCGCGCCGCTCTAGGCGGCTACCTGCCGCGCCGCCACGATCCGCGCGCCAGCCTGCCGGTGCCGGACATCACCTCCTATGCCCGCTTTGCGCTGGAATCCGACGGCAAGGAAATGTCCTCCACGATGGCGCTGGTGCGCATGCTGGGCGCGCTGATGAAGGACGGCGGCATCGGCAGGCGTGTCGTGCCCATCGTGGCCGACGAGGCGCGCACCTTTGGCATGGCCAGCCTGTTCCGCCAGTTCGGCATCTATTCCTCGCAGGGACAGCTGTACGAGCCGGAAGACATCGGCTCCATCCTCTCCTACCGCGAAGCGAAGGATGGCCAGATCCTGGAGGAAGGCATCACCGAGGCCGGCGCCATTTCCTCCTGGACGGCCGCGGCCACCAGCTATTCGACGCATGGCCTGCCCATGCTGCCGTTCTACATCTATTACTCGATGTTCGGCTTCCAGCGTGTGGGCGACCTGATCTGGGCCGCGGCCGACCAGCGCGCCCGCGGCTTCCTGGTGGGCGCCACGTCCGGCCGCACCACCCTGGCCGGCGAAGGCCTGCAGCACCAGGACGGCAGCAGCCACCTTGTCGCGTCGACGATACCGAACTGCGTTGCTTACGACCCTGCCCATGCCTACGAAGTCGCGGTGATCGTGCAGGACGGCATGCGCCGCATGCTGGAAGAGGGCGAGGACGTGTTCTATTACCTGACCGTCACCAATGAAAACAATCCGCAGCCGCCAATGCCGGAAGGCGCACGCGAGGGCATCCTGCGCGGCATGCACCGGATCATCACGGTGGACGCGCCGCAGGCGCGGCTGCTGGCAGCGGGGCCCATCGTCAAGGAAGCGCTTGCGGCGGCTGACTTGCTGCGAGAGCGGTTTGGCATCGCCGCCGAAGTGTGGAGCGTGACCAGCTTCTCGGAACTCGCCCGGGAGGCAATCGCGGTGGAGCGCGACAACCGCTGGCGCGACGAGCAGGAAGTGCCGTATGTCACGCAGCGGTTGCAGGGCGAGATCCCCGTGATCGCCGCCAGCGACTATGTCAGGGCGGTGGCCGACAGCATCCGCGCCTGGGTGCCGGTGCCCTATGTCACGCTGGGTACTGACGGCTTTGGCCGCAGCGATACCCGCGCCGCGCTGCGCGACCATTTCGAGGTAAGCGCCGCCTGGATCGCTTTTGCAACTATCGAGAGATTGAAAGGAACCGCAGACGAACGACGCGCCGCCGCGGCGGCGCTGGGCATTGCCTTCAACTGA
- a CDS encoding ABC transporter ATP-binding protein: MDQRKAVFSLQGVAKTYVMGELEVQALKPTDLALYDGELVVLLGASGSGKSTLLNIIGGLDLPSAGTLHYGDLDLSAADDATLTAFRRHHVGFVFQFYNLIPSLTALENVQLVTEISDHPMDAAEALALVGLGERLGHFPAQLSGGEQQRVAIARAIAKRPDILLCDEPTGALDCQTGRMVLDVLDRINREFGTTTVVITHNAAIASLAHRVVHIGSGSITHIDINSTRLTAEQIAW; encoded by the coding sequence ATGGACCAACGCAAAGCCGTGTTCAGCCTTCAGGGCGTGGCCAAGACCTATGTCATGGGCGAGCTGGAGGTGCAGGCGCTCAAGCCCACCGACCTCGCGCTGTACGACGGCGAACTGGTGGTGCTGCTGGGCGCCTCAGGCAGCGGCAAGTCCACCCTGCTCAACATCATCGGCGGACTGGACCTGCCCAGCGCCGGCACGCTGCACTACGGCGACCTCGACCTGTCCGCCGCCGACGACGCCACCCTGACCGCCTTCCGGCGCCACCATGTGGGCTTCGTGTTCCAGTTCTATAACCTGATCCCCAGCCTGACCGCGCTGGAAAACGTGCAGCTCGTCACCGAGATCAGCGACCATCCGATGGATGCGGCCGAGGCGCTGGCGCTGGTGGGCCTGGGCGAGCGGCTGGGCCATTTCCCGGCCCAGCTCTCCGGCGGCGAGCAGCAGCGGGTGGCGATCGCGCGCGCGATTGCCAAGCGGCCCGACATCCTGCTGTGCGATGAGCCGACCGGCGCGCTGGACTGCCAGACCGGCCGCATGGTGCTCGATGTGCTGGACCGCATCAACCGCGAGTTCGGCACCACCACGGTGGTGATCACCCATAACGCCGCCATTGCCTCGCTGGCGCACCGGGTGGTGCATATCGGCAGCGGCAGCATCACCCATATCGACATCAATTCAACCAGGCTGACGGCGGAGCAGATCGCATGGTGA
- a CDS encoding RnfH family protein: MADIRVQVCHPLPHEARLRELVLAEGSTVRDAVTASGLLPRFNPDDCPVGIFGKKKTPDTVLRDGDRVEIYRPLVADPKDARRRRAVKKDRAG, from the coding sequence ATGGCTGATATCCGTGTGCAGGTCTGCCATCCGCTGCCGCATGAGGCGCGACTGCGCGAGCTGGTGCTGGCTGAAGGCAGCACAGTGCGGGATGCGGTGACGGCCAGCGGCCTGCTGCCGCGGTTTAATCCTGATGATTGCCCGGTCGGAATCTTTGGCAAGAAGAAGACGCCGGACACGGTGCTGCGCGATGGCGACCGGGTGGAAATCTACCGGCCCCTGGTGGCCGACCCCAAGGATGCGCGGCGCCGGCGGGCGGTGAAGAAGGACCGCGCCGGCTGA
- a CDS encoding pyridoxamine 5'-phosphate oxidase family protein, translating to MEQAAHDFIIDILDRCPDLALATIRPDGYPQATTVSYAHDGLTIYIGVGRNSQKAANIRACDKVSFTITAPYADWRQIQGLSAAATARMLESPEEIEQAGQCLLRRFPQVGQWADQARAGAVLLVEIRPRLFSLLDYGKGFGHTGLVSV from the coding sequence ATGGAGCAGGCTGCGCACGACTTCATCATCGATATCCTCGACCGGTGCCCCGACCTTGCGCTGGCCACCATCCGGCCCGATGGCTATCCGCAGGCCACGACTGTCAGCTATGCCCATGACGGGCTGACGATCTACATCGGCGTGGGCCGCAACAGCCAGAAGGCCGCCAACATCCGCGCCTGCGACAAGGTGTCCTTCACCATCACCGCGCCGTATGCCGACTGGCGCCAGATACAGGGCCTTTCCGCAGCCGCCACTGCCCGCATGCTGGAAAGTCCGGAAGAGATCGAGCAGGCCGGACAGTGCCTGCTCAGGCGCTTTCCGCAGGTCGGTCAATGGGCGGACCAGGCCCGCGCCGGCGCGGTGCTGCTGGTGGAAATACGGCCGCGGCTGTTCTCGCTGCTGGACTACGGCAAGGGCTTCGGCCATACCGGGCTGGTGAGCGTGTGA
- a CDS encoding Lrp/AsnC family transcriptional regulator — MPELNLDAADLRILRLLQEDSAQSNVELAGRISLSPSPTLARVRSLEARGVISRYVALADPHALGLKVNVFIQVSLEKQEAGALARFEQEVSHFDEVMEVYLMTGDADYLLRIVVPDIQALERFILDHLTRIPGIKNIRSSFALKQVKYKTALPLEHAGAR; from the coding sequence ATGCCGGAACTCAACCTCGACGCCGCCGACCTGCGCATCCTGCGCCTGCTGCAGGAAGATAGCGCGCAGAGCAACGTGGAACTGGCCGGGCGCATCAGCCTGTCGCCCTCGCCCACACTGGCGCGGGTGCGCAGCCTGGAAGCGCGCGGCGTGATCTCGCGCTATGTCGCGCTGGCCGATCCGCATGCGCTGGGCCTGAAGGTCAACGTGTTCATCCAGGTCAGCCTGGAAAAGCAGGAGGCCGGCGCGCTGGCCCGCTTCGAGCAGGAAGTCAGCCATTTCGACGAGGTGATGGAGGTCTACCTGATGACCGGCGACGCCGACTACCTGTTGCGCATCGTGGTGCCCGACATCCAGGCGCTGGAACGCTTCATCCTCGACCACCTGACCCGCATTCCGGGCATCAAGAACATCCGTTCCAGCTTTGCGCTCAAGCAGGTGAAGTACAAGACCGCGCTGCCGCTGGAGCATGCCGGCGCGAGATAG
- a CDS encoding type II toxin-antitoxin system RatA family toxin: MAVVHKSVLVGYSAEQMFALVDRVEDYPKFLPWCGGVEVRNREGNTLVATLKINYHGVKQSFTTENVNTPPTQMVMRFVDGPFRQFEGTWTFKPLRADACRIDFNLHYEFSSRILEQIIGPVFNMIANSFVDSFTKRADVVYG, from the coding sequence ATGGCAGTCGTACACAAGTCCGTATTGGTCGGCTACAGCGCCGAGCAGATGTTTGCCCTGGTCGACCGGGTCGAGGATTACCCGAAGTTCCTGCCCTGGTGCGGCGGCGTCGAAGTCCGCAACCGCGAGGGCAATACGCTGGTGGCCACGCTGAAGATCAATTACCACGGCGTCAAGCAGAGCTTCACCACCGAGAACGTCAACACGCCGCCCACCCAGATGGTGATGCGCTTCGTCGACGGTCCTTTCAGGCAGTTCGAAGGCACCTGGACCTTCAAGCCGCTGCGGGCCGATGCCTGCCGCATCGACTTCAATCTTCACTACGAGTTTTCGAGCCGCATCCTGGAGCAGATCATCGGCCCGGTGTTCAACATGATCGCCAACAGCTTTGTCGATTCCTTCACCAAGCGCGCGGACGTGGTGTATGGCTGA
- the smpB gene encoding SsrA-binding protein SmpB, with protein MSIADNKKAFHDYFIEERFEAGMVLEGWEVKSIRAGRVNLKEAYVVVRKAELFLFGSHISPLPTASTHINPDAVRTRKLLLHSEEISKLIGKVERAGYTLVPLNLHFSKGRIKCEVGLAKGKKQHDKRETERLRDTQREIQSAMKQNRR; from the coding sequence ATGAGCATCGCAGACAATAAAAAAGCCTTTCACGACTACTTCATCGAAGAACGCTTCGAGGCCGGCATGGTGCTGGAAGGCTGGGAAGTCAAGTCCATCCGCGCCGGGCGGGTCAATCTGAAGGAAGCCTATGTGGTGGTGCGCAAGGCCGAGCTGTTCCTGTTCGGCTCGCACATCAGTCCCTTGCCCACAGCTTCCACGCATATCAACCCGGACGCGGTGCGTACCCGCAAGCTTTTGCTGCATTCGGAGGAAATCAGCAAGCTGATTGGCAAGGTCGAGCGCGCCGGCTACACCCTGGTGCCGCTGAACCTGCATTTCTCCAAGGGTCGCATCAAGTGCGAAGTCGGCCTGGCCAAGGGCAAGAAGCAGCATGACAAGCGCGAGACCGAGCGGCTGCGGGACACCCAGCGCGAGATCCAGTCGGCGATGAAGCAGAACCGGCGCTAG
- a CDS encoding carboxypeptidase-like regulatory domain-containing protein, translating into MYTSAKFSLFGTAICIAASVAGCGGASSSSGKTASAPPGNEAPASQPGTDVPSVPPAGSDIVISGVAASGAPFVNAAVAIVDRNGNTVSSGLTDAFGFFKLNVNPLYAGPLIVQASRGNAVGGKDTLIALADTRTSTTVNVNTISNVVAALVSATGDPSTLVADFASGKVTFDAKVIESKWLQMGAKLLPLLNALGPEIGALRNGFAPADGTGPDQLLDALDISITQNKDKTSNIEITIKTAEDGQQMPVIRFTNSTRLASILAQNGITPTTINNKTITAASLPASGTSAQIAELLKRMTACYALPTAKRVNLTTGTGGNIIAPECKSLFKNDSPAAYLHFGAGVGADGAFSTLFSDAGTGTGFSQGSYEYKQSNGDIVFSLVSVDQRRVLRNEEYVASLGTDGRLKLIGNQYPFAGSINPMAELHYFIDGGKEIYLSTGYNIKVPLQSTATGAPIIRVDLTSPTGKKYSLVSGSEAMVFPILDSGFKPQTSYIGDYLPSGSAFLRLSSMTWSDLQSRRNDMPRDMPYAPERNLYSARQTETDEMIQAYLPRGVWVFEYFTGSSITPVARQNVRTKARALTLGEASASAQLDPDSAFTLTPSSLASLRSLPRPQTDPSSASPISLGGLTSLDYDWAKESQDRAPVLLPVFTRVYGFADDNGSMSYGNFPYGGLGAVLDFSRITDLTPTTRKAAVTCGDSIYLAQCGSDLAYSSNARLDGIQLLSRDAQGREFSSFASAWRFLP; encoded by the coding sequence GTGTACACATCAGCCAAATTTTCCCTTTTTGGCACAGCCATCTGCATTGCCGCGTCCGTGGCAGGGTGCGGTGGAGCCTCGTCTTCATCCGGCAAGACGGCGTCGGCTCCACCGGGAAACGAGGCGCCGGCTTCCCAGCCTGGCACCGATGTGCCGTCTGTTCCGCCTGCAGGCAGTGACATCGTCATCAGCGGCGTGGCGGCCTCCGGCGCACCGTTCGTCAACGCAGCCGTGGCTATCGTCGACCGCAACGGCAATACCGTCAGCTCCGGCCTGACCGACGCTTTCGGTTTTTTCAAGCTTAATGTCAATCCTCTCTATGCTGGACCATTGATTGTCCAGGCCTCGCGCGGGAACGCCGTTGGCGGCAAGGACACCCTGATAGCACTGGCCGATACGAGAACCAGCACGACCGTCAACGTCAACACAATCAGCAATGTCGTCGCCGCGCTTGTTTCGGCAACGGGAGACCCGTCCACGCTGGTTGCGGATTTCGCCAGCGGCAAGGTCACCTTCGACGCGAAGGTGATTGAAAGCAAATGGCTGCAAATGGGAGCAAAATTACTGCCGCTGTTGAACGCGCTCGGGCCTGAGATCGGGGCGTTACGCAATGGGTTTGCGCCTGCCGACGGCACCGGGCCCGACCAACTGCTGGACGCGCTTGACATATCGATTACCCAAAACAAGGACAAGACGAGCAATATCGAAATCACCATCAAGACCGCCGAGGACGGTCAACAGATGCCGGTGATCCGTTTTACCAATTCGACGCGGCTCGCCAGCATCCTGGCCCAGAACGGGATCACGCCAACAACGATCAACAACAAGACCATTACCGCGGCAAGTCTCCCGGCAAGCGGCACCAGCGCCCAGATCGCAGAACTGCTCAAGCGCATGACTGCCTGCTACGCCCTCCCCACCGCCAAGCGGGTCAATCTGACGACAGGCACCGGCGGCAATATCATCGCACCAGAATGCAAATCACTGTTCAAGAATGACAGTCCCGCCGCTTATCTTCATTTCGGCGCAGGAGTAGGCGCTGATGGCGCATTTTCCACCCTTTTTTCCGATGCGGGCACAGGCACCGGCTTTAGCCAGGGCAGCTATGAGTACAAACAAAGCAATGGCGACATCGTATTCAGCCTGGTTTCTGTCGACCAGAGGCGGGTGCTGCGCAATGAGGAGTACGTTGCCTCGCTGGGCACGGATGGCCGCTTGAAGCTGATAGGGAATCAGTATCCGTTCGCCGGCAGCATCAATCCCATGGCTGAACTTCATTATTTTATCGACGGCGGCAAGGAAATTTATTTAAGCACGGGTTATAACATCAAGGTGCCGCTGCAAAGTACCGCCACTGGCGCTCCGATCATCCGGGTCGACCTGACATCACCAACAGGCAAGAAATATAGCCTTGTGAGCGGATCGGAAGCCATGGTCTTTCCCATCCTGGACAGTGGCTTCAAACCGCAAACGAGTTACATTGGCGATTACCTGCCGTCCGGCTCGGCCTTCCTGCGCCTGAGTTCCATGACATGGTCTGACCTGCAATCCCGCCGCAATGACATGCCGCGCGACATGCCTTACGCGCCGGAACGGAATCTCTATTCGGCAAGGCAGACGGAGACGGACGAAATGATCCAGGCCTACCTGCCGCGCGGGGTATGGGTCTTTGAATATTTCACCGGCTCGAGTATCACCCCGGTTGCCAGACAGAATGTCAGAACGAAGGCACGGGCCTTGACGCTAGGCGAGGCAAGTGCCAGCGCGCAGCTCGATCCGGACAGCGCTTTCACGCTGACGCCGAGCAGCCTGGCATCGCTGCGGTCACTACCAAGGCCGCAAACCGATCCGTCCTCGGCATCGCCTATCTCGCTGGGAGGCCTGACGTCATTGGACTACGACTGGGCAAAAGAGTCTCAGGACCGCGCGCCTGTGCTCCTGCCCGTGTTCACCCGGGTGTACGGATTCGCGGACGATAATGGCAGCATGTCTTATGGAAACTTCCCCTACGGAGGCTTGGGCGCAGTCCTTGATTTCAGCAGGATTACGGACTTGACGCCCACAACCCGGAAAGCAGCGGTGACTTGCGGCGACAGCATCTATCTTGCGCAATGCGGTTCGGACCTTGCGTATTCGAGCAATGCGCGGCTGGACGGCATCCAGTTGCTCAGCAGAGACGCCCAGGGCCGGGAGTTTTCCAGCTTTGCCAGTGCCTGGCGCTTTCTGCCATAG